The sequence tacATATTATGCTTACtgtttttttcactccatgcatctgattaagtgggttttagcccacgaaagcttatgcccaaataaatttgttagtctctaaggtgccacaaggagtcctcgttgtttttttctgaaaacgGTTTGTTTGTGACTGATTGCTCATGTTTCCCGTCTAGGTTTTCCTGGAGTTGTATCAGTGGCATGGCTGTGCTAAGGAGCTTTCATTAAACGTGATCGGAGGCCTTTGGCAGGATACAAACAGCTTGACTCTCGACAACACCAGGTACTTGGACTGGGTTATTTCCTGTACACCTAGGGGTAGGCTGTGTGTTAGGTGCTCCCCAGGGGTAGTGCAAGGTTGGCTGGCTCAGGCTGGTTCACTTATAAATGAACAGGAGTGTCCCACAGTTAAAGGCAGGAAGCCCCTAAAATACCCTTACCACGAACCTAATGACTTGGTAATTAGGGCATCGTGGATCCTTCAATAGCCAGGCCAGAGGTCCACCTGGAGCTAAACTTGCTCTCCATTCCAACAGCTGGCCCAAGCTAAGGCAGAACGCCTTGACTCTAAAAGCCCCTGTTCCTTCCTAGGTCACTTGCTGTCATGGTGATTGTCAGCCCCCAGGCCTCTCCCTTATCATGCCTATTCATAATGCTACCGGTGAGGGGAGGCATAGTGTCCTCCTATCCCACCTTTCTTCACTCCTAAAAAGGGGCCTACTTGCTCATCTGGTCCCGTGTTCACAGCCTTCCCTATGACTGCCAAATCACCAAGCATGTGTTCCTGGGGAAGGCCCATGCTCTGCAAAGCAGGGCTGGATTAGTAAGGGCTTGTCAAAGAGAATCTCTGGACAAAGTGGCTTGCAGGCTTGTTGGCATCTTCCTTTTGTTCCCTTGCAGGGAAAGGACTTGTGGGTTGAAAGTTAAGGTTAACACAGCTGCACTGTcccagcagccagcatggatcAGGTCAGTTCCAAAAGGTTTTATGTTTCAAAATGcattcagtttaaattttcagaagtgactggtGATCTTGTGTGTCCAGCTTAAGACGTGTGATTTCCCTCTGCCCcgaccctctgaaaatcaggcgtCTTTTTGAGTTATCTAGTGattttttgggtgctcaactttaGTCACTTTTTCAAATATAGGCCAAAAAAAGtgtattatttaacatttaataATTTGGGGATGCTCAGTCTGAACCTGTTTTGGTTCCTAGTCCCTGTGCAAGTTTGGGTTTGCAGGCACCATGTTTCTGTACAGCTTGCACTTTCTGCCAACATGCTACTATCCATACAGGCAGCTCATTCCCCAGTCTGTGTGGATGGGTGTGCCTGCATATCTGAGATCAGACTCAAGCTGCCTGCTCTCTTTCTGATGCTAGCTGAacatgattcatagattcatagatatttaggtcagaagggaccattatgatcatctagtctgacctcctgcacaatgcaggccacagaacttcacccaccactcctaaaaaagacctcacacctatatctgtgctattgaagtcctcaaattgtagtttgaagacctcaaggagcagagaatcctccagcaagtgacccatgccccatgctacagaggaaggcgaaaaacctccagggccttccaatctgccctggaggaaaattccttcccgaccccaaatatggcgatcagctaaaccctgagcatatgggcaagattcatcagccagatactacagaaaattctttcccgggtaacttggatcttaccccatctaaaaacccatcacaggccattgggcctatttaccatgaatatttaattaccaaaaccatgttatcccatcataccatctcctccataaacttatcgagtttaatcttaaagcaagatagatcttttgcccccactacttccctcggaaggctattccaaaacttcactcctctgatggttagaaaccttcgtctaatttctaatctaaatttcctagtggccagtttatatccatttgttcttgtgtccacattggtactgagtttaaataattcctctccctctctggtatttatccctctgatatatttatagagagcaatcatatctcccctcaaccttcttttagttaggctaaacaagccaagctccctgagtctcctttcataagacaagttttccattcctcggatcatcctagtagcccttctctgtacctgttccagtttgaattcatccttcttaaacatgggagaccagaactgcacacagtattccaggtgaggtctcaccagtgccttatataacggtactaaaacctccttatccctactggaaatacctctcctgatgcatcccaagacgacattagcttttttcacagccatatcacattggcagctcatagtcaacctatgatcaaccaatactccaaggtccttttcctcctccgttacttctagttgatgcgtccctagcttataactaaaattcttgttattaatccctaaatgcatgaccttacacttctcactattaaatttcatcctattcctattactccagtttacaaggtcatccagatcctcctgtagggtatccctgtccttctctaaattagcaatacctcccagctttgtatcatctgcaaactttattagcacactcccactttttgtgcccaggtcagtaataaaaagattaaataagattggtcccaaaactgatccttgaggaactccactggtaacctccctccaacttgacagttcacctttcagtaggacccgttgtagtctcccctttaaccaattccctatccacctttcaattttcctattgatgcccatcttatccaatttaactaataattccccatgtggcacagtatcaaacgccttactaaaatctaaataaattagatccactgcgtttcctttatctaaaaaatctgttactctctcaaagaaggaaatcaggttggtttggcacgatctaccttttgtaaaaccatgttgtattttgtcccatttaccattgacttcaatgtccttaactaccttctccttcaaaattttttccaagaccttgcatactacagatgtcaaactaacaggcctataattacttggatcactttttttccctttcttaaaaataggaactatgttagcaattctccaatcatatggtacaacccctgaatttacagattcattaaaaattcttgctaatgggcttgcaatttcttgtgccaattcttttaatattcttggatgaagattatctgggccccccgatttagccccattaagctgtttgagtttcgcttctacctcagatatggtgatgtctacctccatatcctcattcccatttatcatgctaccattatccctaagatcctctttagtcttattaaagactgaggcaaagtatttgtttagatattgggccatgcctagattatccttgacctccactccatcctcagtttttagcggtcccacttcttctttctttgttttcttcctatttatatgactatagaaccttttactattggttttaattccctttgcaaggtccaactctacttgacttttagcctgtctcactttatccctacatattctgacctcaataaggtagctttccttactgatccctcccttcttccactccctatatgctttctgctttttcttaattacctctctaagatgcttgctcatccagcttggtctacaactcctgcctatgaattttttcccctttcttgggatgcaggcttccgatagcttctgcagctttaatttaaaataatcccaggcctcctctacctttaaacccataaattcttcagtccaatccacttccctaactaatttccttaatttttgaaagtcagcccttttgaaatcaaaaaccctagttgcagatttatttttgttaatccttccattcagtttgaactgaattagctcatgatcacttgagccaagattatcccctacaaccatttcctctatgagatcctcattactcgccaagaccaaatctaaaatggcatcccctctagtcggttcagcaactacttgttgaaggaatccatcagctatcgcatctaggaaaatctgagccctattattattactagcactcatcctccagtctatatctgggaagttaaagtctcccatgatcacacagtttccattagtatttactttattaaaaacattaaaaagggctctatccatatccaaattagatcccggcggtctatagcacaccccaagcactatcccaggggaggctctaatagctttcttccccaatttaattattgcccagacagactcagtcatatccatttcatcgcttcttatttctttacattctatctcatcattgatatacagtgctactccaccacctttacctttatttcggtctttcctaaacagcacgtacccttcaatacctgtagcccagtcatgactactattccaccaggtctctgttatacctataatatctggtttcacttcctgcaccagtaactctagttcctccattttgttacctaggctccttgcattagtgtacaaacatcttaatttttgctgtttggcctcactcacattctgtaccctattaggcacggttattttactaccagtataacctattagacttgtatctacactgcccttcctcctacctacagctgtatccactcttacttcattttctttccactctatgctaaattctggcgtggagattacctggacatctcccaaccatctcccccaaattcctagtttaaagctctcttaatcagttgtgccagcctccatcctagaagtctatttccttccctactcagatgaagtccatcccgagagaactgtcctctatccatgaatgcctcccaatggccatacatcccaaagccctccttatagcaccactgcctaagccatctattgatagtcataatcttgtcacacctttcaTTATTGACCTTGTCTGGGTCCCAGTCAAACAGTGAGATGAAAGATGATGCTCTTAACTTTTGAAGAGTCTGTATTTTTTTGGTGTGAGAACGCCCCCCTGGTTAATATCTCACAttgcttgtttttaaatagtaaatGGGCATCCGTTGCTTATGTTTATAACAGGAAATAGAATAATCAATTCCCAAATTCAAGGTAACAGGTTTATGGTCTGAGTTTGTGTAGGTACATGTTTTTAAATGGTAGTTTTAAACTCCAGCTTGAAATACATGGAGAATCTTAAATTAATCCTTCCATCAATGGAttagtaaaaacaaaaatcatgCAGCACTTTCTGTAGGTCCTACACATAAACAAAGCCATAACAATCAGAATGCAGTCATGCAACTATACAGTCTCTTCGGTTAACATTATTTCAGGCTCCTGGAGGAGGTTCACAACAGAGAGACAGTGGTGGAAAACAGTCCTCTCAGGCAGGAGTGTCTTGTTGGCTGTCAGATTCATGATGTCTTATTGGTGCATATTTTTAGGGTCTGCGTGGCGATGTACAGGTGGAGCGCATCCTCGTGTattcctttctgcagaactgtcacAACTGTGATTTCAGAGAAGAGCTGGATTCTCTGAGAAGCCAGGTGATGGTTTCCCCACCAAAAAACTTTCTCTCTGATGAGTTTGATGATGGGGAGCTTCAGACAGATGGGAATCGGAGTGGCCGGTTTTCGAATGGTGAGCCAGGTAAGTGCTCTCCTCTTCCCCTTATCCCACTGTTCTGAAGCTGATCTCTTCTGTAGCGGAATGGTACAGGGAGTATTTTCTCTGCGGAGTATTGCTGTGCTGTAGCTCTGGATGTTAACGTATTGGGCTTTCTCAGGTCACATGGTACAGCTGATGCTTAGCACCTTATCTTACCTGTCTAGGTATTTCTGGAGCACTCTTCTCCATAGTACCTAGATGCCTTTTCTCCCACGCACTTGCAGTTTGCCATAATGGAGCCCCAAACCCCAGTCTCCTTTTTAGGCCTTGAGTTTTAAAAAGTGTTTGGGTACTTGGCACCTGTTAGCTAGTTTAGAACTGGGACTTTACGAACAACTCGTCTCTCTgctatttgggctgaaattcaCCACATTTTGCTTTGCCTGTGTGAAGAGGAAACAGTATCCAAAGACGGCTCATGACATAGGAATAGTACTGACTCTTGTCTACAGGGTAGTGCCCCCAGGGGCATTGCTATACCACCTTGGGCTGTGATCTCATCCAGTCTCATAGGctaagcagggctgggcctgcttATCTCTTGGATGGGTGATCGCTCAGATAAATCTGATGTTTATAGTAGGTGGCACTCTGCCCTCCAAATCAGTATTGAACTAATGGCCCCAGCATGGTGTCAGAGGTGGCTCTGCTCATAGAGATGTTGTAGTCTAGATGAGATGTAAGAGGTCCTGACCATGGTTGTGAAAGATCacgtgaaaagaaaagaaagattctttcttttcctccagGATGAGGGTGTTACTACAGTGAGCTGGCCAAATTTCATTTCAGTAGCTATATTTTAAATTCCCCCTGCAGTATCATTTGGGTGAGATAATATTTCTCCTGAGCTGTTACGTAGTGCTGCTGGACATTCAGCTCTCTATTCAGGGCTATCGTgttccacctcagaggtggctgcatgtcagtgatGAATGGCATGATCCCTGGGGCATGTAGTAGTTTCTAACGCTTTGTGGGGAGAGGTGCTGTGCGCAAATGACCGCGAGAGCGCCTTTGGGGTACTTGAGCCTGTTGTACACCTGCACTGGGCCTAGATTTGGTCATGTCTGTATGTGAACAAAATCCTGTTTAAAACCATCTCTGTGTTTTTCTGGAATTAGATTCTGTGGTTGATGAGGACATTTTCCGGCTCATTGGAGCTCAGCTTGCTGAGATtggggaccaagtggctagggaGATCCAACCGAGAGTAGTAAATGATCTAGTGCAGCAATTTGTGAATGAGAATCTGTCCAAAGAGGTAAGTGAGGAATTCAGCTGATTTTCAATAACTAAAGAAGGATGAAAATGTAACAGATATCTCTGGATGTGATCAGCAAGAACGGAGAGTTGCCTGGATTGTTGTTTTAGGTAGTTTGTTACTTTCGGTATGACCAGTTCAAGAATCCATCCTTTGCATGTACCTTCCATGTAAAGATTCCAGAAAATATTACAGCAGCTTCACAACATCTTGAGAGGTAGGTCCAGGAGTGTTGACATCCCCATCTTGCAGTGGGGAAGCTAAAGCACaaagggcctgactttcagatgTGCTTAGCGCTCTGTggccactaaagtcagtgggagttgcaagGACTCAGCAcctcctgaaaatcaggccccaactGCACTgcaaaaaatcccacagcagcaagtctcagagtctgAGTCAACTGTCTGGGGCTCACGCTgtagagctaaaaatagcagcgtagacattcccacttgggctggagttCAGGCTCTGAGAGCCACACCCATCATCAGGtttcagagcttgggctccagcctgagcaggaacatcTCCACTCCACTGCCATTTTAGCCTGAAGAtcagggctctgagactcgctgctgtgtgtttggggtttttttggtttagtTTGCCTTTTGTGGTGTAGATGTGCCCTAAGTGACTTAGCTAACACTGAACCTTGTGCATTTGTTAAGACTGTAAAACCCTCAGCTGTTTCATGTACACAGCTCAGCACTCTGGTGCTTATGTAATACTATCAGTTGCAGAAACTCAGCAACCCTGAGATACTACAGTGTTGGGAGTTGCAGAAAACCCTGAGAGGAAGGAACTCTTCCAGCTCTTCCAACTCCACTCCTGTGCTTTAGCCataaaccatccttcctctcagaaGGACCCAGATCTAGATCTGTTAGTCAGTTTTGTTCACCTCCTTGGAGCTCTCCGTTATCTTCAGATAAGTGGCCTTTTGGCGCTCATCCACCCTTGCCCAGAATGGTATGTTTCCCAAGCATCTCCTCTGTGCAAGTTACAGGCAAATGCAGTGTGTGATCTATTATGCTCCAGAGTCAAACTCTCAGCAACTGGGGTGTGGTAGACAATGCTGGATTATTTTAAACAATCTGTCTATTCATATAATAAAACCCTTTGTTGTATAAACTCTAATAGTCTGATCCAGAAAGACTCTGAGTAGCCGCATTTCCCACAGACCTTCAGtggcagctgtgagtgctcaagACCTTGTTAGGCCTCCAATTTATGACCTTGGTATAAAACTTTTAAACTCCAGCAATGTAGGAGGCAGTGACATGCACCTTTTTTGCTTGGGACTAGTTAAGTTTTTTGTGCATTGCTTAGTCAAAGTAGTTACGCATCTtagtttgtacagcatctagatcagtggtgggcaacctgcaggccgcatgcagcccatcagggtaatctgattgcaggctgcaagacattttgctgaagttgaccgtccgcaggcacagccccccagctcccagtggctgcggggGGCCGCGCCTTGATCTAGATTGTGTTGCTGGGGATATATGTATTTTTCAGTGATCCAGAGCAGCGTCTGGATTAATTTCTCATCAGTACCCTCCACCACCCGCTCTGTTGTCCTAGGTCTTTGCCTTGTCTAATCTAGGGCCCAGGCCAGTGGGAGGGCacccagcacctttcaggatctggcAATGTGTATGTacgctcttcagggcagggaccacatCTCACTTCATGTTTGTAAAGATAGATTTAAATTTACCAGCACTATATGTAACTTCTGTTCTGTGTAAATCCTGCAGTTCATGACGGTGACCCCCATTGCGTAAAAGCCACTCAAGGTGTGAAATGCCACCCAGTATGAGTCCATGTGTGCTTCTGCATTGAAGGGATTGTAGCAGTGTTTTGGGGCAGTTAGGTGGGTGAAAGTTTTGTCACTCTTACAGGCCGTAGTGGGATATTTTATTTACTGtaatttttctttcccctctgttCAGGAGATAATGAGACGTCTGTCTAATACAGTGGAGGGGCTTGTAAGAACCATACCTTTGGAAATGGAGCAGGAGAAAGCCATGTTGGTGCTAGCGATGGTTTTAGCCAGAACAGTAGCAAACAAAATGCCATCCCTTCTACACCGTGTCTTTAACACCACTGTGAATTACATCAACCAGAACCTCCACAATTACATTGTTAACCTGGGATAACAAGTAAGAATCATCAAACTGTCACCTAAGCTGTGGGAGTCTCCCAAGAAAAGTGGCAGAAGCCTGCTAACTCAGCTCTGGACAAAGCAGTTTAGGGAATAATCCTGGCTGGGGATGGGACTGCGATTGTATGTGATCTAGCAGAGCTCCCTCCATCTCTAATTGCTATCTATATTCCTATAGAATCAATGGTCTCTACTTAGCCGCTTAAGGCTTTGCTGCAGGAGCTGGAGTCCCAGTCTGCTTAGGTACTGATACTGTTGGGGGATGAGTCTGGCCAAGGGGAGTTGCGGGGGGAGCTGTGTGAGAAACTTGCAGCTCCACCCACTTGCTCACCTGAGTTCAAATCCAAAGGTTGACCTCCACCAGCACAGTGTGTCCACTAGCTCTGTGCCTGTAGGCAAGGGGAAGTGTGAATAGTAAGTCACATGTTCTCACAGCAGCTTCTCCTGGGAGTGGCATGGATGGGCCCAGGAGTGATCAGTTCCTCCAGAGCAAGGAAGGTAGTTTCCCAGACTAAGCCCCTATTCTGATCATGTTCCACTCGTCTCTGCACCCATTTCTGTCCTGCTgggttccccttctctctctgtttcccacGTAAAAGTAATTTTAGTGCCACAGGATCAGCTACAGCAAGGAGAGGATGGGGAAATGTTTAAACAGTGAcaccatttttcttttctgtctgtGGAGCTAACACACAGTTGGAGTGACAGTGAGCCAATATTTGTAGTTGAAAGTGTCCTGATGAGGTGGTGTTTTCAAAGCCGGAGACATAGAAAGTGAGCGCTAAACCAAGCTGTTACTGAGGAGGCAGCTGGACTCTGATAAATAAGGAACTGTCTTTGTAAAATAACTACTTTGCCCATAGTGTACCACTGGGAATTTGAAACCTTGGCAGTGATGGTGCATTGACACGGGCAAACTTGCCCCCCTAGCCTTTAGACATGGAAGCACCTGAGAGCAAAGGGTGCAGTTTCATTCCActgcagaaggggatggaggtGTGCATGGCAGGATCCTTGGGAGGTGGTCAGTACCGTCTGCATTGTAGAGCTGAGCTGCATCCTAGTCTGCAGGTATAGCGTTTCTGGAATTATTCAGATCCACaagctcttctctctcctcctgcacaAACACAGGGAGGGCACATGAGCTATGGGACATAGTGCAGTGGCTCCAGAACAGCTCCTCAGGCTGtgcagtggggtcaggatttggACCATAGTTGTTTTAGCTTTTAGACTCTGTTGGCTACAATAATTGTGTCTGAAAACTGACTGGCAGGTGTGTTAGTGGGTTACCAGTGCCTACCTGTCTTGAGTGGTGGCACAAGGCCAAATGAGAGTGACACTTCTCAGGTGACTCAAACTTTAATGCAGTGCTTGGGGCAGCTTATTGCTAGAGTATGCAACAGAACCAGTTCCCTACAGGTTAATACTGCAGAAACAGATCCACAGGTGTGTATTGCCAATCCCCAAGATTTAGATGGGAAGAAGAGAAGGTGTCTGGGTGGGGCTCCTGCCATGAGAACCAGCCCTTTAGCTCCCTGGCTGACACTTAAGTCTTGCCTGCACTAGAATGTGTAGCTATACCAGCAGACTCTTTCTAATATAGACCCAGCTCATATTGGTAACAGAACTGTAGCCCGTGcagcttataccagttccccaaatgaaataagctataccagcaaaaggacttttttggGGCCAGTATAGCTGCCTCTGCGCTAGAGCTTCTCACTAGCACAACTGTGTGTCAGTAGGGCTGACTTTTTTGTCACTCATAATTTTGTTgattatgctggcaaaacttttgcatgtagatcaggccttagaaTGACAGAAATCTGGCAGGTGGAGTCATAAATAGCACCAATTTCCCAGAAGGGCCACAAGGTATGTTGCTATGAACACAGAAATGGGGTGGTGGTCATTAAAAACAGCAGGTTGAGGGGCAAATTCCTCTCCAGtagctcctttttaaaatctctccattCTTGTGATGATGAATTTGTGACTGAGTCAGGCTCTCCCTTAGAGAAGAATAACAGGGATTTCACTAAGAATATGTATACGGTCTTGCTGCCTTTGCTAACCCCTGTTCTGTGTCCCCTTTAGAGTTGGATGAGAGCGGAGCCAGTGCTGTTGACGTCTGTGGAGAAGATTGCTTCTTGAGTATTTACTTTAAACGTTAAAACTTTGCTTTTTTTCCTTGTTTAAATTCTTTTGCAATTCCGCTATGAAGGGGGAAGCACAACCCCTTAGTTATGTTTTAGGTTTTTCAGAGATCAACACAGGAGAACTGTTCAAGCTGTGCGATTGTTCAGCAGAGACATGTAGGACTATTGCTTGCCTGTTACTTTCTTTTACCAAATATTGAATGGGACATACAGGTCTTCACCAGCACCAAGACTTAGGAGGAAGTGCCAGTTGGCAGTGCACTCAGGTGTGTTTACTGAAACTTTAGGTCATTATCCCATGCACTGGGGATAGGATCTGTTGGCAGTGAGCCTGTTAGGGTAGGTCTTCCCTGCAGGGTTAAcccaggtgtgagcagccacacaGCATACCTATACTTCAAAGCTGTGCTCTTATGTCTATGGTGCTAGGTCTGCTGGAGGCAAGGCCTATTGTTCTTTTGTGCTGCAGTAAGCCAAACCCTTCTAGTCTATCCGAGCACGGTCCTCAGATGCTGTCCTAATCAACTGCAAGGGATTTAGCCTCACTACAAAACGGGTGGGTTACCGAGTAAAAGCAGAGGTTAGGTTAACGTCTCTACTGTGCACGCTATCCTAGAAAAGCTATGCTAGTGTAGTATGGCCTGTTCTCACAAGGACAAGCATTTCTCCGCACCCCCATCAtgataggtaatccacctctctgagcagTAGCCGTTAGGGCAATGGATTTCACCCCTATGCTGTGTGCTAGCTAGCCAGCCTGGGTTGAGACAACCACCTAACACTTAGTGGTGTGCCTTTAATGAAGACATACCTTTGGAAATACAAGCTAATTCTTGAGTAAACTATACGCTCAGGGTTTTTTCCCTAGGCACATCAATAGGGGAGGCAGGGTCTTTTGAGCCTCTGGATGGTGTCTGATTTAGATGTGCAAAGTTATAGAAAAGCAACAGAATTAACATTCATCTGGTCATACTTGAGCATGACACACACTAGCTTTAATTTCCACTCAATAGGTCCTTCCATGTAGTCAATGACTAAGAGGCTGGCAACCTTGATCATCTTTAACTCATGCCTAGAGCCTCTGCTGGTGGGCCTACCAGGAATGCACAGTCTCAACTTGACAGTTTATGTAAACTAAACTCTGAGTTGCTGTTTCTTATATTATCTGTAAatattttatacttaataaaattgtCAGTGCAGCTGTTATCCATTTTCAAACTGGGTGTGCAAGaaagtgcttaaaaaaaaaacctgaattcaGTCTCCTGCATTCCATTGTCCTTGGAAGTTTATCAATTTTTCCTAAGGTTTCTGTTGAATTTTATAAAGTGATTCCTTTTTAGAGGGATAGCAGACAACAAGGGGAAATATGAGCCTTTTCATTTACTGGAGCTGAAAGGGTGGTGGGAGAATGTGGCTAGCTGGATTTTGCTGAGCACCTAGCAAGAGCAAGCAATCCAAGGGGTTGTCTACACCAGACTGCACCATTACCTCAGTTAAACAGCATGCTCTCAGCCCAAGGGAGAGGATTTGGATTACGGGAATGCCTTTGGGGTGGTGCACACAGGATGACAGAAGGGAACTAGCATAAGAAGAGGTCCACACATTGTTTTTGAAAACTGTACCATTTATTAAAGTGCAAGCTGGGGTCATGGTCTTACAGCAGTGTCCCatttggggaaggaaaaaaatgtacATAACATTTCACTTATAGAGCTTTGGAGCTGGAGAGAACTTTAACACTgtggaaataatattttaattaaactgTCTGAAGCCTCTTGTGCCATTTGgttattacctcccacccccaggtgCTGCACTTGCTCGTTAAAAGAAACACTAAAAAAAAAGGTTGCTGGAAGATGTGAAGGCATTTTCTGCAAGTCAGCTGACTGCATTTCTGAGAACCTACCGGAATGGAAGCATAGAGGAAGCCTGTAAGAACACCATTAAATGCTGCTGCTTGTATAACAAACCAAGGGGCTCTCTTAGTCTGAGTGGATCTTGAGCCTTGTACTGTTCAAAGAAGAAGAGGGCTTACTACGGTTTAGTCAGAAAACCAGGAGTATGGGAGAGATCCACAGCTGCATAACAATGATTGCACCTGCTCTGCCCAAGTCAGTCTTGGGTCAGACAATTCACTTTTTCAGCAGCTAGAGCAAGGAAATCAGAAGCTGCTTTTGATGCAGATTTTAACTAGGCATCAAAGCTCCCTTCTACAGCATGCCTTCAGGCCACTAGCCACAAGGGAACAAATGGATATTAGCTGCAGTCTGC is a genomic window of Lepidochelys kempii isolate rLepKem1 chromosome 1, rLepKem1.hap2, whole genome shotgun sequence containing:
- the BID gene encoding BH3-interacting domain death agonist, with the translated sequence MDQGLRGDVQVERILVYSFLQNCHNCDFREELDSLRSQVMVSPPKNFLSDEFDDGELQTDGNRSGRFSNGEPDSVVDEDIFRLIGAQLAEIGDQVAREIQPRVVNDLVQQFVNENLSKEEIMRRLSNTVEGLVRTIPLEMEQEKAMLVLAMVLARTVANKMPSLLHRVFNTTVNYINQNLHNYIVNLG